The Toxorhynchites rutilus septentrionalis strain SRP chromosome 3, ASM2978413v1, whole genome shotgun sequence genome includes a region encoding these proteins:
- the LOC129775372 gene encoding dnaJ homolog subfamily C member 7 isoform X2: protein MEIENVSLAEERKNSGNELYKLKRYDAALSLYTEAINLCPDTPAYYGNRAATYMMLGDYKSALRDAKQSVQMDAKFEKGYMRMAKCCLLMGDLIGTEQAIKKFLELDPSSPVLKHEVHSLKQLREINEKVAICYDKQDYRTCLYHCDNAIKISPASIHYKLLKAECLALLERFDEAGDIAISIMQSNSTNADAIYVRGLTLYYSDNLEKGLLHFERALQLDPDHKRAKTMRIKAKHLKERKERGNELFKTGKFREAQAVYTEALALDPLNKDINSKLYYNRALVSSKLGNMREAITDCTCALNLNEKYMKALLQRAKLHYNLENFEECVKDYEKALKFEKTVELKNLLKDAKLQLKKSKRKDYYKILGVSKQATEDEIKKAYRKRALVHHPDRHANSSEEEKKEQERKFKEVGEAYTVLSDAGKKTRYDSGYDIDDLEQSDIDPQHMFRQFFQFQGADTGFGGGFGGNNSNFTFRFG from the exons ATGGAGATCGAGAACGTGAG TCTCGCCGAGGAAAGAAAAAATTCAGGCAACGAGCTGTACAAACTAAAACGGTACGATGCAGCCCTCAGTCTGTATACGGAAGCAATCAACCTGTGCCCGGACACTCCAGCCTACTACGGGAATCGGGCTGCCACTTACATGATGCTCGGTGACTACAAATCCGCCCTGAGGGACGCCAAACAGTCGGTCCAGATGGACGCCAAGTTCGAGAAAGGCTACATGAGGATGGCCAAATGTTGTTTACTGATGG GTGATCTGATCGGCACTGAGCAAGCAATCAAAAAATTTCTGGAGTTAGACCCCTCCAGTCCGGTGTTGAAGCATGAAGTGCACAGCCTGAAACAGCTGCGTGAAATCAACGAAAAAGTCGCCATTTGCTACGACAAGCAGGACTACCGGACGTGCTTGTACCACTGTGATAACGCAATTAAGATCTCTCCCGCCAGCATACACTACAAGTTGCTCAAGGCGGAATGTTTAGCGCTGCTGGAACGCTTCGACGAGGCGGGAGACATTGCGATCAGCATAATGCAGTCGAATTCGACCAACGCCGATGCGATTTATGTGCGCGGGCTCACGCTCTACTATAGTGATAATCTGGAGAAGGGACTGCTGCACTTTGAGCGGGCTTTACAACTTGATCCGGATCACAAGAGGGCGAAGACCATGCGGATTAAGGCAAAGCACCTGAAGGAACGGAAGGAAAGGGGTAACGAGTTGTTCAAGACCGGGAAATTCAGAGAGGCACAAGCGGTATACACAGAGGCCCTCGCACTGGACCCTTTGAACAAGGATATCAACAGCAAGCTCTACTACAATCGAGCGCTCGTGAGCTCTAAACTTGGCAATATGCGGGAAGCTATCACGGATTGCACATGTGCGCTGAATCTAAACGAGAAATACATGAAAGCGCTGTTACAGAGAGCGAAGTTACACTACAATTTGGAGAATTTTGAGGAATGTGTTAAAGATTACGAGAAAGCACTTAAGTTCGAGAAAACAGTAGAATTGAAGAATCTACTCAAAGATGCAAAACTGCAACTGAAGAAATCGAAGCGCAAGGATTACTACAAAATATTGGGCGTTTCGAAGCAAGCCACCGAAGACGAGATCAAGAAGGCTTATCGTAAGCGGGCACTGGTCCATCACCCGGATCGTCATGCGAACTCTTCGGAGGAAGAGAAAAAGGAGCAGGAACGCAAATTCAAGGAAGTTGGCGAGGCGTACACAGTTCTGTCTGACGCTGGCAAGAAAACACGATACGATAGTGGATATGATATCGACGATCTCGAACAGTCAG acaTTGACCCGCAGCACATGTTCCGACAGTTCTTCCAATTCCAAGGAGCGGATACAGGATTTGGTGGAGGCTTCGGAGGCAACAACAGTAATTTCACTTTCCGTTTCGGTTAA
- the LOC129775372 gene encoding dnaJ homolog subfamily C member 7 isoform X1 — MSAEQVIDLVGDENDDVIVIDDSPKTSICEDNPMEDSDQNSEDRKPFDADDIPVQMDVDEIIPINNQTLAEERKNSGNELYKLKRYDAALSLYTEAINLCPDTPAYYGNRAATYMMLGDYKSALRDAKQSVQMDAKFEKGYMRMAKCCLLMGDLIGTEQAIKKFLELDPSSPVLKHEVHSLKQLREINEKVAICYDKQDYRTCLYHCDNAIKISPASIHYKLLKAECLALLERFDEAGDIAISIMQSNSTNADAIYVRGLTLYYSDNLEKGLLHFERALQLDPDHKRAKTMRIKAKHLKERKERGNELFKTGKFREAQAVYTEALALDPLNKDINSKLYYNRALVSSKLGNMREAITDCTCALNLNEKYMKALLQRAKLHYNLENFEECVKDYEKALKFEKTVELKNLLKDAKLQLKKSKRKDYYKILGVSKQATEDEIKKAYRKRALVHHPDRHANSSEEEKKEQERKFKEVGEAYTVLSDAGKKTRYDSGYDIDDLEQSDIDPQHMFRQFFQFQGADTGFGGGFGGNNSNFTFRFG, encoded by the exons ATGTCAGCCGAGCAAGTGATCGATTTGGTGGGTGACGAAAATGACGACGTGATTGTGATTGACGATAGTCCGAAAACAAGCATTTGCGAGGATAACCCTATGGAAGATAGTGACCAAAACAGTGAGGATCGGAAACCCTTCGACGCTGACGATATTCCGGTTCAAATGGACGTGGACGAGATCATTCCAATCAATAATCAAAC TCTCGCCGAGGAAAGAAAAAATTCAGGCAACGAGCTGTACAAACTAAAACGGTACGATGCAGCCCTCAGTCTGTATACGGAAGCAATCAACCTGTGCCCGGACACTCCAGCCTACTACGGGAATCGGGCTGCCACTTACATGATGCTCGGTGACTACAAATCCGCCCTGAGGGACGCCAAACAGTCGGTCCAGATGGACGCCAAGTTCGAGAAAGGCTACATGAGGATGGCCAAATGTTGTTTACTGATGG GTGATCTGATCGGCACTGAGCAAGCAATCAAAAAATTTCTGGAGTTAGACCCCTCCAGTCCGGTGTTGAAGCATGAAGTGCACAGCCTGAAACAGCTGCGTGAAATCAACGAAAAAGTCGCCATTTGCTACGACAAGCAGGACTACCGGACGTGCTTGTACCACTGTGATAACGCAATTAAGATCTCTCCCGCCAGCATACACTACAAGTTGCTCAAGGCGGAATGTTTAGCGCTGCTGGAACGCTTCGACGAGGCGGGAGACATTGCGATCAGCATAATGCAGTCGAATTCGACCAACGCCGATGCGATTTATGTGCGCGGGCTCACGCTCTACTATAGTGATAATCTGGAGAAGGGACTGCTGCACTTTGAGCGGGCTTTACAACTTGATCCGGATCACAAGAGGGCGAAGACCATGCGGATTAAGGCAAAGCACCTGAAGGAACGGAAGGAAAGGGGTAACGAGTTGTTCAAGACCGGGAAATTCAGAGAGGCACAAGCGGTATACACAGAGGCCCTCGCACTGGACCCTTTGAACAAGGATATCAACAGCAAGCTCTACTACAATCGAGCGCTCGTGAGCTCTAAACTTGGCAATATGCGGGAAGCTATCACGGATTGCACATGTGCGCTGAATCTAAACGAGAAATACATGAAAGCGCTGTTACAGAGAGCGAAGTTACACTACAATTTGGAGAATTTTGAGGAATGTGTTAAAGATTACGAGAAAGCACTTAAGTTCGAGAAAACAGTAGAATTGAAGAATCTACTCAAAGATGCAAAACTGCAACTGAAGAAATCGAAGCGCAAGGATTACTACAAAATATTGGGCGTTTCGAAGCAAGCCACCGAAGACGAGATCAAGAAGGCTTATCGTAAGCGGGCACTGGTCCATCACCCGGATCGTCATGCGAACTCTTCGGAGGAAGAGAAAAAGGAGCAGGAACGCAAATTCAAGGAAGTTGGCGAGGCGTACACAGTTCTGTCTGACGCTGGCAAGAAAACACGATACGATAGTGGATATGATATCGACGATCTCGAACAGTCAG acaTTGACCCGCAGCACATGTTCCGACAGTTCTTCCAATTCCAAGGAGCGGATACAGGATTTGGTGGAGGCTTCGGAGGCAACAACAGTAATTTCACTTTCCGTTTCGGTTAA
- the LOC129775371 gene encoding uncharacterized protein LOC129775371, with translation MEPSTFTIWDPSQSSAKMKIINIPGQGPTQMIESVSGIGSTGISTSAEQIILQTHDGREYLVDGIGHIDQSPPENLIYMAADDGSLIQGEVIHVQGENSTTGAEVGGEIVQQDQEYMECEVTEEVITDDWVQTDGQECVQVTVDQLGAMAVIGAQDDDITVPLPTDQDEYTTLRPYPCDFCSRRFRKKANLMNHMIAHSNDRPHICNLCGARYMRRCDLLNHLKLHAYTADDHEEPLPQSDPEDDYDYDFTNSSPTTLQKRSDSTEEAEGLLVPAPSQYRAPAARVVPKKSRTKQVPKSQKRVPTSIIRSRVPPSKPATENKFSVPVEPYVDIPPRFPVTDERKPFVCQKCGVSFAREKALASHYRIHGGDSPFECETCGDKFWDRTMLQDHIRQRHAANFMAPSIEQTSSFTYSPQIHNPQDQVEDEHSEDESIEQYFYCDSCGLSFLKQEQLKRHIKQTHGIKEQKYEPISQIVRQRQQHQQQVIAEEDYNDEEEEYNDNNGNENEPQRPLSCNVCGDIFAEALDLLAHAEIHARFEPHRCQLCPLTFVDEKTIKEHIQQCHSHELTDTSCVICGKFCKNHAALLKHAWEHSRERANYGSHCCSKCGKTFHNKARLKRHMVSHRNKSVKCEVCSEEFPDGRSLMNHRHSHTKTRQFPCHECGKTFGSRSSQQIHLRIHSGERPYGCRFCWKAFADGGTLRKHERVHTGEKPYGCSVCPRAFNQRVVLREHIRSHHSAPDTKRGTAIQPYFCSVCTQLFETSIELIQHLIQHSDTNTAMKRQPPTFPRKYKRRRKLKPDEVEKMGNSKGRMKNNTVVTHTETVQNLMKIVEDEELLKNPAEVLLEYGAGNSDRKLVASSKYVNSYELLASASASHTKPANLDDSGINLLSNVVLVSNPSSSGEKKVKPIKTESPKRRGGKQTSPSNASRALGGQTSSSASGSRPRMIHTQKTRVPVTDGKRRTRTVITKDIKSQPSSNFSPLEFERSRNRPVLTYREIPSERISSESFPLLDDGREVDADVDDRNQEALDVLTTSTNKLHQHEVPSYEDLLNQNLLMEISRKDKFIDKFNSDIVNDLEEILRSPIKCASNSGPPAVIMATPKANRYNNVSHQKELYDQPTAEDDTNFTAEEEDPKPSKTPRKQQPKKITKESAQRSLTSALRSQRLTRRQLEREVNFLREAYAPDLTTVNIKQEKDSPDKLSAMLLNDIQTPQTLLNPKLEPTQDTQMENGVSTVPPPQPEQFQCEMCSALFSDRSQLLLHVPIHI, from the exons ATGGAACCGTCCACATTCACAATCTGGGATCCTTCACAGTCCAGTGCTAAGATGAAGATAATAAATATTCCGGGACAGGGTCCTACGCAAATGATTGAAAGCGTTTCCGGTATTGGTAGCACTGGAATATCTACGTCGGCTGAACAAATAATCCTGCAGACTCATGACGGGCGGGAATATCTTGTGGACGGGATTGGTCATATCGATCAAAGTCCCCCGGAAAACTTGATCTACATGGCAGCCGACGATGGTTCGCTCATCCAAGGTGAAGTAATCCATGTGCAGGGAGAGAACAGTACCACTGGTGCTGAAGTAGGAGGAGAGATAGTTCAGCAGGATCAGGAGTACATGGAATGTGAGGTCACCGAGGAAGTTATTACCGACGATTGGGTCCAGACGGATGGACAAGAGTGTGTTCAAGTCACCGTTGACCAACTGGGAGCAATGGCTGTAATTGGAGCACAGGACGATGATATCACAGTGCCGCTTCCCACCGATCAAGACGAGTACACGACGTTGCGTCCGTATCCATGTGATTTCTGCAGCCGGAGGTTTCGCAAGAAAGCGAATTTGATGAATCACATGATTGCTCACTCTAACGATAGACCACATATTTGTAATTTGTGTGGTGCACGGTACATGAGACGATGCGACTTGTTAAATCATCTTAAGTTGCACGCGTACACTGCGGATGACCATGAAGAACCTCTGCCCCAGAGTGATCCAGAGGATGACT ATGATTACGACTTCACAAACTCATCACCGACAACGCTTCAAAAACGTTCGGATTCTACGGAAGAAGCCGAGGGCTTGTTGGTACCAGCGCCTTCTCAGTACAGGGCACCAGCGGCGAGAGTTGTTCCCAAAAAAAGTCGGACCAAACAAGTTCCGAAATCGCAGAAAAGAGTCCCTACCTCAATCATTCGTTCGCGCGTTCCGCCATCCAAACCTGCAACGGAGAACAAATTCAGTGTCCCAGTAGAACCATACGTCGATATTCCTCCTAGGTTCCCGGTTACGGATGAACGGAAACCTTTCGTCTGTCAAAAATGTGGAGTTTCTTTTGCAAGAGAGAAAGCACTCGCATCGCACTACCGCATCCATGGCGGAGATTCGCCGTTTGAGTGCGAAACGTGCGGTGATAAATTCTGGGATCGTACAATGCTACAGGACCACATTAGACAGCGACACGCGGCGAATTTCATGGCTCCATCGATCGAGCAAACATCGTCTTTTACATATAGTCCACAAATTCATAACCCACAGGATCAGGTGGAAGATGAACATTCTGAGGATGAATCCATTGAGCAGTACTTCTATTGTGACAGTTGTGGTTTATCGTTTTTAAAACAGGAACAGCTCAAGCGTCACATAAAACAAACTCACGGTATTAAAGAGCAGAAATATGAACCAATTAGTCAGATTGTCCGGCAGCGgcaacagcatcaacagcaggtGATTGCCGAGGAAGATTACAACGATGAAGAGGAAGAATATAACGACAACAACGGCAACGAGAACGAACCGCAGCGGCCCTTGTCTTGTAATGTATGTGGTGACATCTTTGCTGAAGCACTGGATTTGCTCGCACATGCTGAAATACACGCTCGATTCGAGCCACACAGATGCCAGTTGTGTCCTTTGACGTTTGTGGACGAGAAAACTATCAAAGAGCACATTCAACAATGCCATAGTCACGAGTTGACGGACACTTCCTGTGTGATTTGTGGGAAATTCTGCAAAAATCATGCTGCTCTGCTGAAACACGCCTGGGAACATTCGCGAGAGCGCGCCAATTATGGTTCCCATTGCTGTTCGAAGTGTGGAAAAACGTTTCACAACAAAGCTCGCCTCAAGCGGCATATGGTCTCACATCGGAACAAATCTGTCAAGTGTGAGGTTTGTTCGGAGGAATTTCCAGACGGGAGAAGTTTAATGAACCACAGACATTCGCACACCAAAACGAGACAATTCCCATGCCACGAGTGTGGAAAGACGTTTGGTTCCAGATCGTCGCAGCAAATCCATTTGCGTATACACTCCGGAGAACGACCTTACGGATGCAG ATTCTGTTGGAAAGCGTTTGCGGACGGAGGAACGCTTCGAAAGCACGAGCGAGTGCACACCGGCGAGAAACCATACGGTTGCTCAGTATGCCCGCGAGCATTTAACCAGCGAGTTGTGCTGAGGGAACACATTCGATCTCATCATTCGGCTCCGGACACCAAGCGAGGCACCGCCATCCAGCCATACTTTTGCTCCGTATGCACCCAACTGTTCGAAACATCGATCGAACTCATTCAACACTTGATTCAGCACAGTGACACGAATACGGCGATGAAAAGACAACCCCCGACCTTCCCGAGGAAGTACAAACGCAGGAGGAAACTCAAACCGGACGAGGTTGAGAAAATGGGCAACAGTAAAGGCAGGATGAAAAATAACACCGTGGTGACTCACACAGAAACCGTACAGAATCTAATGAAAATAGTGGAAGACGAGGaactgttgaaaaatcctgCAGAAGTTTTGCTCGAGTATGGTGCCGGAAACTCGGATAGGAAACTTGTAGCCTCGTCAAAGTATGTGAATTCCTATGAGCTGTTAGCCTCGGCATCTGCCAGCCACACAAAACCTGCAAACTTGGATGACAGCGGTATAAACCTACTGAGCAACGTTGTCTTAGTGAGTAATCCGAGTTCCAGTGGTGAGAAGAAAGTGAAACCTATAAAAACCGAATCTCCCAAGCGTCGAGGGGGAAAACAGACATCTCCATCAAATGCTTCCAGAGCACTGGGTGGCCAAACGAGTTCTTCCGCATCCGGATCACGTCCTCGTATGATACACACTCAAAAAACTCGTGTCCCAGTGACAGACGGCAAACGCAGGACCAGAACGGTTATAACCAAAGACATAAAAAGCCAACCAAGCAGCAATTTCTCTCCGTTGGAATTTGAACGGTCAAGAAACCGTCCCGTTCTTACGTATCGAGAAATTCCTTCGGAAAGAATTTCATCCGAAAGTTTTCCACTGCTAGACGACGGTCGAGAGGTTGACGCTGACGTAGATGATAGAAATCAGGAAGCACTTGATGTTCTTACTACCAGCACCAATAAGCTGCACCAACATGAGGTACCCAGCTATGAGGATCTGTTgaatcaaaatttgttgatggAGATTTCACGTAAGGATAAGTTTATTGACAAGTTCAATAGCGATATCGTGAACGACTTGGAAGAGATTCTTCGTTCACCTATTAAATGTGCCAGCAATAGTGGACCACCAGCAGTTATAATGGCCACACCCAAAGCCAATCGATACAATAATGTTAGTCATCAGAAGGAACTATACGATCAACCGACTGCAGAAGATGATACAAACTTTACTGCTGAAGAAGAGGATCCGAAGCCTTCGAAGACCCCCCGAAAGCAACAGCCGAAGAAAATAACTAAAGAATCTGCCCAGCGTTCTCTGACTTCCGCGTTACGCAGTCAACGTCTCACACGCCGACAACTAGAGCGAGAAGTCAACTTTTTGAGAGAGGCATACGCTCCCGATCTAACAACTGTCAACATAAAACAGGAAAAAGATAGTCCCGATAAACTATCAGCCATGCTTTTGAACGACATTCAAACTCCACAAACCCTACTCAATCCCAAATTGGAACCAACGCAGGATACACAGATGGAAAATGGTGTCTCGACAGTACCACCTCCCCAACCGGAGCAATTCCAGTGCGAAATGTGCTCCGCATTATTCAGTGATCGTTCGCAGCTGCTGCTGCACGTACCAATTCACATTTGA